A window of Bacillus sp. DX3.1 genomic DNA:
TAACAGGCAAGCGTGTACACATCAACATTTTAGAAGTTAAGAGAGCTGATCTTAACGCTAAATTAGTAGGCGAAAACATCGCTCGTCAATTAGAAAACCGTGTATCTTTCCGTCGCGCACAAAAACAAGTTATTCAACGTGCTATGCGTGCAGGCGCTAAAGGTATTAAAACACAAGTTTCTGGTCGTCTTGGCGGAGCTGATATCGCTCGTGCAGAATCTTACAGTGAAGGAACTGTTCCACTTCATACACTTCGCGCTGATATTGACTATGCAGCAGTTGAAGCTGATACAACATACGGTAAATTAGGCGTAAAAGTATGGATCTACCGTGGAGAAGTCCTTCCTACAAAAAAGAAAGCTTCTGAGGAAGGAGGAAAATAATATGTTAATGCCTAAACGCGTAAAATATCGTAGAGAGCATCGTGGTAAAATGCGTGGTCGTGCAAAAAACGGCACTGAAGTTCATTTTGGTGAATTTGGTCTACAAGCTCAAGAAGCTTCATGGATTACAAACCGTCAAATCGAGGCAGCTCGTCGTGCAATGACACGTCATATGAAACGTGGCGGTCAAGTATGGATTAAAATTTTCCCTTCTAAACCTTACACTGCTAAACCTCTAGAAGTTCGTATGGGTTCCGGTAAAGGTGCTCCAGAAGGCTGGGTTGCAGTAGTAAAACCTGGGAAAGTTATGTTTGAAATCGCGGGTGTATCTGAAGAGGTAGCACGCGAAGCATTACGTCTTGCGGCTCATAAATTACCAGTGAAATGTAAGTTCGTAAAACGTGAAGAAAATGGTGGTGAATCTAATGAAAACTAATGATATTCGTGAATTAACCACTGCCGAAATCGAAACAAAAGTTAAAGCTTTAAAGGAAGAGTTGTTTAACCTTCGCTTCCAACTTGCTACAGGACAATTAGAGAACCCAACTCGCATTCGTGAAGTGCGTAAAGCGATCGCTCGTATGAAAACTGTAGTTCGTGAAAGAGAGATCGGAATTAATCGATAAATTGAGGGGAGGTTTGCAAAGTGAGCGAACGTAACCAACGCAAAGTTTATACTGGTCGTGTTGTGTCTGACAAAATGGACAAAACGATTACAGTTTTAGTTGAAACTTACAAAACTCATTCCTTGTACGGAAAACGCGT
This region includes:
- the rpsC gene encoding 30S ribosomal protein S3 — protein: MGQKVNPIGLRVGIIRDWESRWFAEKDYATLLHEDIKIREYITVRLKDSAVAKVEIERAANRVNVTIHTAKPGMVIGKGGTEVEALRKALNQLTGKRVHINILEVKRADLNAKLVGENIARQLENRVSFRRAQKQVIQRAMRAGAKGIKTQVSGRLGGADIARAESYSEGTVPLHTLRADIDYAAVEADTTYGKLGVKVWIYRGEVLPTKKKASEEGGK
- the rplP gene encoding 50S ribosomal protein L16 translates to MLMPKRVKYRREHRGKMRGRAKNGTEVHFGEFGLQAQEASWITNRQIEAARRAMTRHMKRGGQVWIKIFPSKPYTAKPLEVRMGSGKGAPEGWVAVVKPGKVMFEIAGVSEEVAREALRLAAHKLPVKCKFVKREENGGESNEN
- the rpmC gene encoding 50S ribosomal protein L29; this translates as MKTNDIRELTTAEIETKVKALKEELFNLRFQLATGQLENPTRIREVRKAIARMKTVVREREIGINR